The Spirosoma sp. SC4-14 DNA window AACGCAGGTTCGGGTAACGGCCAAAACCGTGAAAGCCGGTCAGTTGCTGGATATGAATCTGTTACCCCGAGGTGGTCAGGCCATTTGGCTGACACCTGGGTTATAGGTTCTTTCGACAGGATTTACAGGATTATCAGGATTATTTATGTTGATACAATCCTGTAAATCCTGTCATGAAAAAAATAATTCTGCCCTTATGCGCTATCTCCTGATTCTATTACTGGCGTTTGTGCCAAAGCTTAACATTGATACTCAACTTGATTACTGTGTTGAGCAGGCCACCCAAACGGCTGCTTCGATTCCCGCTGCTCAACCTAATTTGCCCCGTAATGTTCTGAATAGCAAAGCCACCTGGAATTATGTCGGCTATAAAGACTGGACGAGTGGCTTTTGGCCCGGTACGTTGTGGTATGTCTATGAGTACACCAAAGATCCAAAATGGAAAGCGAAGGCTGATTCGTTCTCGCAGGAATTGACCCCACTAGCGTACCAGAAAGCCATTGACCACGATCTGGGTTTTCAAATGTATTGCAGTTTTGGGAATGGTTACCGGCTTACTGGAAATCCCGAATACAAAAAGATCCTGCTGGCTACTGCCGATACATTAGCGACCCTATTCAATCCAGAAGTGGGTACCATCCTGTCGTGGCCGCGCCCGGTGCCGAACATGGAATGGCCGCAGCACAACACCATCATGGACAACATGATCAACCTCGAACTGCTGTTCTGGGCCTCGAAAAACGGAGGTAGTAAACGACTCTACGATATAGCCGTTTCGCACGCGACCACAACCATGAAGAATCACTTTCGCCCTGATTATACGTCATATCATGTCGTCGTGTACGACCGCGAAACCGGCAAAAAAATTAAGGGTGTTACCCATCAGGGCTATGCCGACAACTCGATGTGGGCGCGTGGCCAAAGCTGGGCCATTTACGGCTACACCATGGTCTATCGGGAAACCAAAGACCCAACGTTTCTGGACTTTGCTCAGAAGGTTTCCGACGTGTATCTGGGACGTCTGCCGAAGGACTTGATTCCATACTGGGATTTCAATGCTCCGGACATTCCAAATGCTCCCAGAGATGCATCCGCGGCAGCCATTACGGCTTCGGCCTTGCTGGAACTTTCAACGCTGATGAAAGACAAAACCAAAGCAGCTACGTATCGAACCAGGGCCGAACAAATGCTGGAGACCCTGTCTTCGTCCCAGTATCAGAGCCGCAACGTAAACAGCGCATTTTTGCTGCACAGCACCGGCCATAAACCGAACAACAGCGAAGTCGATGCGTCGATCAATTATGCCGATTACTATTATATCGAGGCTCTTCTGCGGTTGAAGAAAGTGAGAGTAGGGAAACGTGTGCAAGCTCCGCTATAGCATATTCGTGGTATCTTAGGACAATAAAGTGATCATAAACGGGTATTTCCGAGGCATTATGGACTCTTTACAAACTAGAAGCAACGGTTGCTAACCAATACACCATCTTGATTTATTTTCCTGACCATGCAGGCTACTGATACTTCCCGGCCAACGGCCTCAGCCCCCTTTACCGAAAAAAAATACCTCATTACGCTCGTATTCGTTACCTCGCTGTTTATGTTGTGGGGTATTGCCATTACAATGGGCGATGTGCTGAACCGCCATTTTCAGAACGTTTTGCACGTTTCCAAGTCGCAGTCGGGGCTGGTTCAGTTTTCTATTTTTGGCGCTTATGCAGTCATGGGTATTCCGGCCGGATTATTCATGAAGCGTTTTGGCTATAAAAACGGCGTCCTGCTCGGGCTAGGCTTATATGCCATTGGGGCCTTTCTGTTTGTTCCGGCCGCCAATGCCGAATCGTTTGGTTTTTTTCGGGCAGCTTTATTTGTGCTGGCCTGCGGACTGGCTACTCTCGAAACCGTTGCGCATCCGTTTGTGGCTGGACTGGGCGACCAGCGTACCAGCGACCAGCGAATCAACTTTGCTCAGTCGTTCAATGGGTTAGGGGCCGTTATCGGGCCATTGATTGGTGGCTACTTCATTCTGCGGTCTGGCCAGGAGCATTCCAACGATCTGGAGTCGGTCAAATTACTATATCAGGTTATCGGGGCGGTTATTCTGGCTATTGCCATTGCATTCGTGTTTGTGAAAGTGCCGCCTGTTCAGGATGCGCATAGCATTGACGCGGAGGCCGACGCCTATGCCGTTCCAACTACTGTTGAGAGTTTGCAACAGCCCAAAACACTTTTTCAGCACCGTCATTTTGTGTGGGCTGTTGTGGCGCAGTTGTTCAATGTGGCCGCACAGGGTGGAACCTGGGCGTTTTTTATCAACTATGGTGTTGAGAAGATGGGTTTTGCAGCCGAAAAGGCTTCTTATTATTTTGCCTTGAGCATGGTCATGATGATGATTGGCCGGTTCGTTGGCACGTATCTGATGCGGTTTATTGCACCTAATAAACTGCTGGCAGGATTTGCGCTCGGCAGTATTGCCATGTGTTTGCTCATTACCCAAGGCTTCGGCTGGCCATCGTTTATTGCGTTGCTGATGCTCAACTTTTTCTTCAGCATCATGTTCCCAACCATCTTTAGTCTGGGCCTGAAAGGGTTGGGAACACATACGCAACAGGCTTCGTCGTTTATTGTGATGGGCGTAGTGGGTGGTGCTCTTTTTCCGCCTGTTATGGGATTAGTGGCCGATAAGGATGTGGCCGCAGCCTACTACCTACCCATTATCTGCTACGTCATCATTTTTCTGTTTGGTGCAAAATTCTCCAAAATACGATGAGCGCCCGGCTGCTGACGGTATGGATCTGTACAATAGCATCGTATGCGGCACAGGCTCAGGTGCATTCGGTAGCACAAAATCCGTTTGAACCCGTTGACTGGCAGATTCAGCAGTGGGTCGATAAGGGCTATTATTCGGGTGCATCCCTATTGCTTGTAAAAGATAATGAGCTTGTCTTGGAACGTTATTTTGGAAACTACACATCCGAAACTTCCGTATTTATTGCGTCGGCAGGAAAATGGCTTGCGGCAGCGACCATTGCGGCTGTTGTGGACGAGGGCAAGCTATCCTGGGATGATAAAGTTGTGAAGTGGCTCCCCGGCTGGACCGATGTGAAAGGACAGGCGACTCTTCGGCAATTGCTTTCGCACACGGCGGGTTACCCCGATTATCAGCCAGAAGGGCGGCATCCCGACGATTATCAGTCACTGACCGAAGCGGTTTCTCACATTAAACCCCTACCTGCCGATGCAACACCAGGTCTCCAGTTTCGATACGGTGGATTGGCTATGCAGGTTGCCGGACGCATGGCTGAACTGGCTTCGGGTAAGGAATGGGAAGACTTATTTCAGGCTAAAATTGCCCGGCCTCTGGGCATGACCGCGACGCATTTTACTCCGGTTGATCCAACAGGTGGACATAACCCTATGCTGGGGGGAGGAGCGCGGAGTACGTTGCACGATTATGCTCATTTTCTCGACATGATTTATCATAATGGCGTTTATGGAGGCAAACGCATTTTATCGTCGACGGCTGTTGCCGAAATGCAGGCCGACCAGGTAGGTGAAGCTAATACGCAGCAGGAACCATATCTGAAGAAAGCCTACAACCAGCAACACAACGGCATATACGGCCTGGGCGAATGGCGGGCTGAAATAGACAGCCGTGGAAAACCCACATTGATTACCAGCCCAAGCTGGGCGGGAGCTTACCCGTGGATCGACCAACCGAATCATATTTATGGCTTTTTTCTGGCTCATGTCGACGTAAATGGACCGGCGGTAAAAGACCACTTCAATGCCTTTTATGCCAGCCCGCTGTTGCCCATGCTGGTGCGGAACGCTGTGAAAGTGTCTGGAAAGACCAAATAATGACTGTGTGGGCAATTTTTTTAGCGGAAAAGTGAAATATTTCACAAAAATGTACAGAAAAGTGCTTCCGAGCAGGTGACAGCAGGACAGCCAGTTCTAATAAATGCCACATTTTTACAGTCATAAATACCAGCTCTTGCCTGTTGTTGGTTTAGAACTGGCTATTGATGAGTGACGTATTGAGTACATCAAATAGAATATATCATAGGTTGGTATGGTAAAGGTCTTTGGCGCTGTCGGAGACCTTCCTTGTTATATAGGCTACCTGCTAGTTCAAAACTAGCGCTGATATACCCTTACGTAATCGACTTCGAAGCGGGCCGGGAATTGGGTTTTA harbors:
- a CDS encoding serine hydrolase domain-containing protein, yielding MSARLLTVWICTIASYAAQAQVHSVAQNPFEPVDWQIQQWVDKGYYSGASLLLVKDNELVLERYFGNYTSETSVFIASAGKWLAAATIAAVVDEGKLSWDDKVVKWLPGWTDVKGQATLRQLLSHTAGYPDYQPEGRHPDDYQSLTEAVSHIKPLPADATPGLQFRYGGLAMQVAGRMAELASGKEWEDLFQAKIARPLGMTATHFTPVDPTGGHNPMLGGGARSTLHDYAHFLDMIYHNGVYGGKRILSSTAVAEMQADQVGEANTQQEPYLKKAYNQQHNGIYGLGEWRAEIDSRGKPTLITSPSWAGAYPWIDQPNHIYGFFLAHVDVNGPAVKDHFNAFYASPLLPMLVRNAVKVSGKTK
- the fucP gene encoding L-fucose:H+ symporter permease — encoded protein: MQATDTSRPTASAPFTEKKYLITLVFVTSLFMLWGIAITMGDVLNRHFQNVLHVSKSQSGLVQFSIFGAYAVMGIPAGLFMKRFGYKNGVLLGLGLYAIGAFLFVPAANAESFGFFRAALFVLACGLATLETVAHPFVAGLGDQRTSDQRINFAQSFNGLGAVIGPLIGGYFILRSGQEHSNDLESVKLLYQVIGAVILAIAIAFVFVKVPPVQDAHSIDAEADAYAVPTTVESLQQPKTLFQHRHFVWAVVAQLFNVAAQGGTWAFFINYGVEKMGFAAEKASYYFALSMVMMMIGRFVGTYLMRFIAPNKLLAGFALGSIAMCLLITQGFGWPSFIALLMLNFFFSIMFPTIFSLGLKGLGTHTQQASSFIVMGVVGGALFPPVMGLVADKDVAAAYYLPIICYVIIFLFGAKFSKIR
- a CDS encoding glycoside hydrolase family 88 protein, whose protein sequence is MRYLLILLLAFVPKLNIDTQLDYCVEQATQTAASIPAAQPNLPRNVLNSKATWNYVGYKDWTSGFWPGTLWYVYEYTKDPKWKAKADSFSQELTPLAYQKAIDHDLGFQMYCSFGNGYRLTGNPEYKKILLATADTLATLFNPEVGTILSWPRPVPNMEWPQHNTIMDNMINLELLFWASKNGGSKRLYDIAVSHATTTMKNHFRPDYTSYHVVVYDRETGKKIKGVTHQGYADNSMWARGQSWAIYGYTMVYRETKDPTFLDFAQKVSDVYLGRLPKDLIPYWDFNAPDIPNAPRDASAAAITASALLELSTLMKDKTKAATYRTRAEQMLETLSSSQYQSRNVNSAFLLHSTGHKPNNSEVDASINYADYYYIEALLRLKKVRVGKRVQAPL